From Cricetulus griseus strain 17A/GY chromosome 1 unlocalized genomic scaffold, alternate assembly CriGri-PICRH-1.0 chr1_0, whole genome shotgun sequence, a single genomic window includes:
- the LOC100758272 gene encoding hyaluronidase-4, producing MKLLSEGQLRLCVVQPVRLTSGLLIFFILKSISSLKPARLPVYQRKPFIAAWNAPTDLCLIKYNLTMNLKIFQMIGSPRLKDGEQNVTIFYANKLGYYPLYTSEGVPINGGLPQNTSLQVHLEKAAQDISYYIPSKNFSGLAVIDWEYWRPQWARNWDTKDIYRQKSRTLISNMEKNISAVDVEYLARATFEKSARAFMEETIKLGIRSRPKGLWGYYLYPDCHNYNFYPTNYTGSCPKEEVLRNDELSWLWNSSTALYPAVSIRKSFKDSEHTLHFSQYRVYESLRISTMTTHDYALPVFIYTRLGYREKPLLFLSKQDLISTIGESAALGAAGIVIWGDMNLTSSEENCTKVNHFVNSDFGNYIINVSTAAEVCSHHLCKNNGRCIRKTWNAPHYLHLNPASYHIEASEDGEFIVKGKASEEDLAVMAENFLCHCYQGYEGADCREMKEADSCSGVSLFSSSVITPCLLVLAGYQSVQL from the exons ATGAAACTGTTATCCGAAGGACAATTAAGACTCTGTGTTGTCCAGCCAGTGCGTCTTACATCAGGGCTGCTCATATTTTTCATCCTAAAGTCCATCTCATCTTTAAAACCTGCTCGACTTCCAGTTTACCAAAGGAAACCTTTTATAGCTGCTTGGAATGCTCCAACAGATCTGTGTTtgataaaatacaatttaacaaTGAATCTGAAAATCTTTCAGATGATTGGAAGCCCTCGGCTCAAAGATGGGGAGCAAAATGTTACTATCTTTTATGCCAACAAATTGGGATATTACCCATTGTATACATCAGAAGGGGTCCCCATCAATGGGGGGCTTCCCCAAAACACAAGCTTACAAGTACATCTGGAAAAGGCTGCCCAAGATATTAGTTATTACATCCCTAGCAAAAATTTCAGCGGACTTGCAGTTATAGACTGGGAATATTGGCGCCCACAGTGGGCCCGGAACTGGGACACAAAGGATATCTACAGACAAAAGTCAAGAACACTCATTTCTAATATGGAAAAGAACATATCAGCTGTGGATGTTGAATATCTAGCCAGAGCAACTTTTGAGAAAAGTGCAAGAGCTTTCATGGAGGAAACTATCAAACTGGGAATCAGGAGCCGACCCAAGGGCCTTTGGGGTTATTATTTATATCCTGATTGCCACAATTATAATTTTTATCCTACAAACTATACTGGGTCATGCCCCAAAGAGGAAGTTCTGAGGAACGACGAACTCTCTTGGCTATGGAACAGCAGTACTGCTCTGTATCCTGCTGTTAGTATCAGGAAATCCTTTAAAGACAGCGAGCATACTTTGCACTTCTCACAATATAGGGTGTATGAATCATTGAGGATTTCTACCATGACAACACATGATTATGCTCTGCCTGTATTCATCTACACAcggctgggctacagagagaaacctttaCTCTTCCTTTCTAAG CAAGACCTAATTAGTACCATAGGAGAAAGTGCTGCATTGGGAGCTGCAGGCATTGTCATTTGGGGAGACATGAATTTAACTTCATCTGAG gAGAACTGTACAAAGGTGAACCACTTCGTGAATTCTGATTTTGGGAACTACATAATCAATGTGAGCACAGCAGCTGAGGTGTGCAGCCATCACCTTTGCAAGAATAATGGGAGGTGCATACGGAAGACATGGAATGCACCTCATTACCTCCATTTGAACCCTGCAAGTTACCACATAGAGGCCTCTGAGGATGGAGAATTCATAGTGAAGGGCAAAGCATCAGAGGAAGACCTGGCTGTGATGGCAGAGAATTTTCTATGCCACTGTTACCAGGGATATGAAGGGGCTGATTGTAGAGAAATGAAAGAGGCTGATAGCTGCTCCGGGGTTTCCCTTTTCTCTAGCTCAGTTATTACACCGTGTCTGCTAGTTCTAGCAGGTTACCAAAGCGTTCAGTTGTGA